The Burkholderia pyrrocinia genome includes a window with the following:
- a CDS encoding H-NS family nucleoid-associated regulatory protein, with product MATYKELKAQMDALAEKAEAARVAEFQSIVDDIRAKVAEFGITEKDIFGVRRGRPARQASAPVQAKYRDPKTGATWSGRGRAPAWIKDAKNRNRFLIQE from the coding sequence ATGGCGACTTACAAGGAATTGAAAGCTCAAATGGACGCTTTGGCCGAGAAAGCCGAAGCAGCGCGCGTCGCGGAATTCCAGTCGATCGTCGACGATATCCGTGCCAAAGTCGCGGAATTCGGCATTACCGAGAAGGACATTTTCGGTGTGCGCCGCGGTCGTCCGGCCAGACAGGCGTCGGCACCCGTGCAGGCAAAGTATCGCGATCCGAAGACCGGTGCGACCTGGTCTGGCCGCGGTCGCGCGCCCGCATGGATCAAGGATGCGAAGAATCGCAATCGCTTCCTGATCCAGGAATAA
- a CDS encoding cupin domain-containing protein codes for MQLQTGNLFSVEGQRGGDERVDILVTGQRLNVERIVSMGHASPDGFWYDDSRAEWVVLLSGAAVLEFEEGSTWHDMRPGDYVLIAPHCRHRVAWTHEEEQTVWLAIYYER; via the coding sequence ATGCAACTTCAAACCGGTAATCTGTTCAGCGTCGAAGGGCAGCGCGGCGGCGACGAGCGGGTCGACATTCTCGTGACGGGGCAGCGCCTGAACGTCGAGCGGATCGTGTCGATGGGGCACGCGAGTCCCGACGGGTTCTGGTATGACGACTCGCGCGCCGAATGGGTCGTGCTGCTGTCGGGGGCGGCCGTGCTCGAGTTCGAAGAGGGTTCGACGTGGCACGACATGCGCCCCGGCGACTACGTGCTGATCGCGCCGCATTGCCGCCATCGCGTCGCGTGGACACATGAAGAAGAGCAAACCGTCTGGCTTGCGATCTATTACGAACGCTGA